From the Acidilutibacter cellobiosedens genome, one window contains:
- a CDS encoding DUF4320 family protein codes for MVITLMVTVMSFLSIFTTYLNLNHICRRVVRVIELEGQVSDRAYDVFYRLKQQTSLSPEMTVEDVEYQGGQKIQLRDTFTVTMTYSHPFTIFTPSFAPPVKIDIPMRVSITGMSEKYWKLLE; via the coding sequence GTGGTCATTACGCTCATGGTTACGGTTATGAGTTTTTTAAGTATCTTTACTACCTACCTCAACTTAAACCATATCTGCCGACGTGTTGTTCGGGTAATTGAGCTTGAAGGACAGGTATCGGACAGAGCCTATGATGTTTTCTACCGGCTAAAACAGCAGACCAGTCTATCCCCGGAGATGACTGTCGAGGATGTGGAGTATCAGGGAGGACAGAAAATCCAATTGAGAGATACCTTTACAGTCACTATGACGTATAGTCATCCCTTTACCATCTTTACACCATCCTTTGCGCCCCCTGTTAAAATTGATATTCCTATGCGGGTGAGTATCACCGGCATGTCGGAAAAATATTGGAAGCTCTTAGAGTGA
- a CDS encoding TadE/TadG family type IV pilus assembly protein — translation MGNFKRILQNRRGDTFIFILILVFFILTLSAILIEYFRMESLYQQVEYVIQRGVNSSVEYAMMDEYRRDGYAQLDSSLAKEKLYEYLHENMKLDAGLNKYADEEWVYELEIKNINATDNPPRLTLDGVLKTHSIFNFLTGEVKLPFSISSVNNRIEEGGF, via the coding sequence GTGGGGAATTTTAAACGTATTTTACAAAATCGCAGGGGCGACACCTTCATATTCATCTTGATACTTGTATTCTTTATCCTAACCCTATCCGCTATTCTGATTGAGTATTTCCGTATGGAAAGCCTGTATCAGCAGGTGGAATATGTAATTCAGCGGGGCGTAAACAGTTCTGTGGAATATGCAATGATGGATGAATATCGTAGGGACGGCTATGCTCAGCTGGACAGCTCCCTTGCGAAAGAAAAGCTTTATGAGTACCTACACGAAAATATGAAGCTGGATGCGGGACTTAATAAATATGCTGATGAAGAATGGGTTTATGAGCTTGAAATCAAAAACATTAACGCAACTGATAATCCACCTCGGCTGACGCTGGACGGGGTACTAAAAACCCACAGTATTTTCAATTTTCTAACCGGCGAGGTTAAGCTCCCCTTTAGCATATCCAGCGTCAACAATAGAATCGAGGAAGGAGGTTTCTAA
- a CDS encoding prepilin peptidase produces MMSLRVIDMVLLFCAVPILWAAITDFRKRIIPDWTWIAIVLFGGISAFLLPHPTLPQRIVGFLLPGVCLFILALKYGGVGGGDIKLTSAIGFCFGLYGLAAILFFALPPAYIYAKATRQKSVPLAVFLCIGFFVYMGVFIC; encoded by the coding sequence ATGATGTCACTACGGGTAATTGATATGGTACTACTATTTTGTGCCGTTCCCATACTGTGGGCGGCTATCACAGACTTTAGAAAGCGGATTATCCCAGACTGGACATGGATAGCTATTGTCCTATTTGGCGGTATATCCGCTTTTCTTTTACCCCATCCTACGTTACCCCAACGGATTGTGGGTTTTTTACTGCCGGGTGTCTGCCTATTTATCCTTGCTTTAAAATACGGCGGTGTGGGCGGTGGTGATATTAAACTTACGTCGGCAATAGGCTTTTGCTTTGGACTATACGGTCTTGCAGCCATTCTCTTTTTCGCACTGCCTCCTGCCTACATTTATGCAAAGGCAACACGGCAAAAAAGTGTTCCACTGGCTGTATTCTTATGTATCGGATTTTTTGTCTATATGGGTGTTTTTATATGTTGA
- a CDS encoding ParA family protein has protein sequence MNAKIIAIVNQKGGVGKTTTCANLGIGLAMENKKILLVDTDPQGSLSISLGYQQPDTLTITLATVMGKVITDTTIENKEGILHHHEGVDLLPANIELSGMEVSLVNAMSRETILKQYLDTVKRQYDFILLDCMPSLGMLTVNALAAADSVIIPVQAQYLPAKGLEQLLQTIGKVRKQINPKLKIDGILLTMVDNRTNFAKDISSLLRETYGGSIKVFATDIPHSVRAAEISAEGKSIFTHDPKGKVAEGYRNLTKEVLKIEKLRQKHKADISR, from the coding sequence TTGAACGCAAAAATAATTGCCATAGTCAATCAAAAAGGAGGCGTTGGCAAAACAACCACCTGTGCCAACTTAGGCATAGGCTTGGCTATGGAAAACAAGAAAATCCTGCTTGTGGATACCGACCCTCAAGGAAGTCTGTCTATCAGTTTAGGATACCAACAGCCGGATACGCTCACTATTACCCTTGCTACGGTCATGGGAAAAGTGATTACCGACACAACTATTGAAAATAAGGAGGGTATTTTACATCATCACGAGGGAGTAGATTTACTTCCTGCAAATATTGAGCTATCGGGTATGGAGGTATCGCTCGTAAATGCCATGAGCCGAGAAACTATCTTAAAGCAGTACCTTGATACGGTGAAAAGGCAATACGATTTCATACTTTTGGACTGTATGCCCTCTTTGGGTATGCTGACAGTCAATGCCCTTGCCGCCGCAGATAGCGTAATCATTCCTGTGCAGGCACAGTATTTGCCCGCCAAAGGCTTAGAACAGCTTTTACAGACCATTGGAAAGGTACGCAAACAGATAAATCCAAAGCTAAAGATAGACGGTATTCTGCTGACAATGGTGGATAACCGTACCAACTTTGCAAAGGACATCAGCTCCTTGCTTAGAGAAACTTATGGAGGAAGTATCAAGGTATTTGCCACTGATATTCCCCATTCCGTAAGAGCTGCCGAAATCAGTGCGGAGGGGAAAAGTATCTTTACCCATGATCCGAAAGGCAAGGTTGCAGAGGGATATAGAAATCTGACAAAGGAGGTGCTAAAAATTGAAAAGCTCCGCCAAAAACATAAAGCTGACATCAGTAGATGA
- a CDS encoding ParB/RepB/Spo0J family partition protein: protein MKSSAKNIKLTSVDDLFSTEESRADESREKIVELPLTELFPFKDHPFKVIDNEAMFDTAESIKQYGVLVPAIARPRDEGGYELVAGHRRHRASELAGLETMPVIVRNLDDDAATIIMVDSNLQRENILPSERAFAFKLKLEAIKRQGARTDLTSVQVGQKLNARDVVAKEAGASAVQVQRYIRLTELIPELIAMVDEKKIAFNPAVELSYLKKGEQTDLLEAMDMEQATPSLSQAQRLKKFSAEGKLSLEVMSAIMSEEKKGEIDKVTLTGDKIKKYFPKSYTPQQMEATIIKLLEGWHKKRTQQQER from the coding sequence TTGAAAAGCTCCGCCAAAAACATAAAGCTGACATCAGTAGATGATTTGTTTTCCACTGAGGAAAGCAGAGCTGATGAGAGCCGAGAAAAAATAGTGGAACTTCCCTTAACGGAATTGTTTCCGTTCAAAGACCACCCATTTAAGGTAATCGACAACGAGGCTATGTTTGATACAGCCGAGAGTATCAAGCAGTATGGTGTGCTTGTTCCTGCTATTGCTCGTCCCCGTGATGAGGGTGGATATGAACTTGTGGCAGGACACCGCAGACACAGGGCAAGTGAACTTGCTGGACTTGAAACAATGCCTGTCATTGTCCGTAATCTTGATGATGATGCTGCCACCATTATCATGGTAGACAGTAATTTACAGAGAGAAAATATCTTACCGAGTGAACGTGCTTTTGCTTTTAAGCTAAAATTAGAGGCTATCAAAAGACAGGGTGCGAGAACAGATTTAACTTCTGTTCAAGTTGGACAGAAGTTAAATGCAAGAGATGTAGTGGCAAAAGAGGCTGGTGCAAGTGCTGTTCAAGTACAACGCTACATTCGCCTAACTGAACTTATCCCTGAACTGATTGCTATGGTAGATGAGAAGAAAATTGCTTTTAATCCTGCTGTAGAATTGTCTTATCTTAAAAAAGGGGAACAGACCGACTTGCTTGAGGCTATGGATATGGAACAGGCTACCCCCTCTCTTTCACAGGCACAGCGGTTAAAAAAATTCAGTGCCGAGGGCAAATTAAGCCTTGAGGTTATGAGTGCCATTATGAGTGAGGAAAAGAAAGGCGAAATCGACAAGGTAACTCTTACAGGCGATAAAATTAAAAAATATTTTCCTAAAAGCTACACTCCACAGCAGATGGAGGCTACTATCATTAAACTACTTGAAGGCTGGCATAAAAAAAGGACACAGCAACAGGAGCGATAG
- a CDS encoding DUF5720 family protein — MNKNKPIFELIDEARRQSGEPKLAGHDIMALERFDPDVTHMVVFDVLSHSSPVGNKGERMRLFLTDMGYQKALESQKCEEIKILRHAKIARGHILYDRGNEPIR; from the coding sequence ATGAATAAGAATAAACCCATTTTTGAGCTGATTGACGAGGCTCGCAGGCAATCAGGAGAACCGAAACTTGCTGGACACGATATTATGGCTTTGGAACGCTTTGACCCTGATGTTACACACATGGTTGTATTTGATGTGTTGAGCCATTCTTCCCCTGTGGGAAATAAGGGAGAGCGTATGCGATTGTTTTTGACCGATATGGGGTATCAAAAGGCACTGGAGAGCCAAAAGTGTGAGGAAATTAAAATACTTAGACACGCCAAAATAGCAAGAGGTCATATCCTCTATGACAGAGGAAATGAGCCAATACGCTGA
- a CDS encoding DUF6017 domain-containing protein, whose amino-acid sequence MAVFRVEKTRDYTVMANHHLRNTELSLKAKGLLSLMLSLPENWDYTTKGLSCICKDGIDSINATVKELEAHGYITRRRIRNEKGQLTTIEYTIFEQPQSLDTTDVPPKRENPILDKPMLENPILENPILEKPKQGEPILGNPHQLITNKSNTDLLNNDILNPHQSNPYPSSAGAKKKMGYDTIACDRLEEVRELVLENIEYEYIKHNHDREQLNEIVDLMVETLCSTKDIINVSGDDYPAQLVKEKLLRINSLHIDYVFECLRKTTTYIRNIKRYLLATLFNAPSTIGTYYSALVNHDLYGDR is encoded by the coding sequence TTGGCAGTATTCAGAGTGGAAAAGACAAGAGATTACACGGTTATGGCAAATCATCACTTGCGAAATACCGAACTTTCCTTAAAGGCAAAAGGCTTATTATCTCTTATGCTTTCCCTTCCGGAGAATTGGGATTACACCACAAAAGGACTTTCCTGTATCTGCAAGGACGGAATCGACAGTATCAATGCCACGGTAAAAGAACTTGAGGCACATGGGTATATAACCCGCAGGCGTATTCGTAATGAAAAAGGGCAGCTTACCACAATAGAATATACGATTTTTGAACAGCCACAAAGCCTTGATACTACTGATGTTCCACCTAAACGGGAAAATCCAATCTTGGATAAGCCAATGTTGGAAAATCCAATACTGGAAAACCCAATCTTGGAGAAACCTAAACAGGGCGAACCTATCTTGGGAAATCCCCACCAATTAATTACTAATAAATCAAATACTGATTTATTAAATAACGATATATTAAATCCTCATCAATCAAATCCTTATCCATCAAGTGCAGGGGCGAAAAAGAAGATGGGATATGATACAATTGCATGTGACAGATTAGAAGAAGTAAGAGAATTGGTATTAGAAAACATTGAGTACGAGTATATCAAGCACAATCATGACCGTGAACAGCTTAACGAAATTGTTGACCTTATGGTGGAAACACTTTGCTCCACAAAGGACATTATCAATGTTTCAGGAGATGATTATCCGGCACAGCTTGTTAAGGAAAAACTGTTACGGATCAACAGTCTGCATATTGACTATGTGTTTGAGTGCCTAAGAAAGACTACCACCTATATCCGCAATATCAAGCGTTATTTGCTGGCTACTCTTTTTAATGCACCATCAACGATTGGCACTTATTATTCGGCACTGGTAAACCACGATTTATATGGAGATAGATAA
- a CDS encoding DUF7768 domain-containing protein has protein sequence MKRPMAYITAAWGKNEFENTELAVKYCRKIYEAGFTPMCPLLFLPLYLNDEIPQEHKDGVDMARDMLRRSHVLVVCGDVVDENVKNDIAIAERLHITATTLEGILTVKGQGRDKNNG, from the coding sequence ATGAAAAGACCTATGGCATACATTACTGCGGCTTGGGGAAAGAACGAGTTTGAAAATACCGAGCTGGCTGTTAAATATTGCAGGAAAATCTACGAGGCGGGATTCACTCCCATGTGTCCCCTTTTGTTCCTGCCCCTTTATCTCAACGATGAAATTCCGCAGGAGCATAAAGATGGGGTTGATATGGCAAGGGATATGCTGCGGCGTTCTCATGTGCTTGTGGTATGTGGCGATGTGGTGGACGAAAATGTGAAAAATGATATTGCCATCGCTGAACGTTTACACATTACAGCTACTACTCTTGAGGGTATTTTAACCGTCAAGGGGCAAGGGAGGGATAAAAACAATGGCTGA
- a CDS encoding PcfB family protein: MQEEVENRTVALAINGGKLTGHVLKAAILKFLAAQKNKGRDSPEIPHGKQSIKDLAKQNQGLSNIEVTDKNIKSFERVARKYGVDFAIKKDKSVTPPKYLVFFKGRDADAITSAFTEFTAKTMKQAARPSVLAQLKKFTELVKNTITDRVKNREKEQSR; encoded by the coding sequence ATGCAGGAAGAAGTAGAAAACAGAACCGTTGCACTGGCTATTAACGGAGGTAAACTGACAGGGCATGTGCTAAAGGCGGCAATCCTTAAATTTTTAGCGGCACAGAAAAATAAAGGCAGGGATAGTCCTGAAATTCCTCATGGCAAGCAGAGTATCAAAGATCTTGCCAAGCAAAATCAAGGATTAAGTAACATTGAGGTAACGGATAAGAATATCAAAAGTTTTGAACGTGTGGCAAGGAAATACGGTGTAGACTTTGCGATCAAAAAGGATAAGTCCGTCACACCGCCGAAATACCTTGTTTTTTTCAAAGGTAGAGATGCTGATGCCATTACTTCTGCTTTTACTGAGTTTACCGCAAAGACCATGAAGCAAGCGGCAAGACCCTCTGTGCTGGCACAACTTAAAAAGTTTACCGAGCTTGTGAAGAACACCATTACCGACAGGGTAAAAAACAGGGAGAAGGAGCAAAGCCGATGA
- a CDS encoding VirD4-like conjugal transfer protein, CD1115 family, whose product MNTKLKKLLILNIPYLFLALFFTKVSQAWQLAAGFEMADKILNLMDGFSVAFSSLLPSLYPRDLLVGIVFAAIIRLAVYIKGKNAKKYRKGVEYGSARWGKAEDIRPFADLVFRNNVILTQTERLMMSSRPKNPKNARNKNVLIVGGSGSGKTRFWLKPNLMQCHSSYVVTDPKGSIVVECGKLLQREGYKIKILNTINFKKSMHYNPFAYIRSEKDILKLVTTLIANTKGEGKAGDDFWVKAETLLYTALIGYIYFEAPEHEQNFSTLIEFINASEVREDDEDFKNPVDLMFDALEEKDPQHFAVRQYKKYKLAAGKTAKSILISCGARLAPFDIRELRELTAYDEMELDTLGDKKTALFIIISDTDDTFNFLVSMAYTQLFNLLCDKADDVYGGRLPVHVRCLIDEAANIGQIPKLEKLMATIRSREISACLVLQAQSQLKALYKDNADTIIGNCDSMIFLGGKEKTTLKDLSETLGKETIDMFNTSDTRGSQRSYGLNYQKLGKELMSMDELAVMDGGKCILQLRGVRPFLSEKYDITQHPNYKYLSDFDKRNTFDIEKYLSTKLKPKPNEVYDVYEIDLTDEPETAQ is encoded by the coding sequence ATGAATACAAAACTTAAAAAGCTCCTTATCCTGAATATCCCCTACCTGTTTCTTGCTCTGTTCTTTACAAAGGTATCACAGGCATGGCAGCTTGCCGCAGGCTTTGAGATGGCGGACAAAATCTTGAATCTTATGGACGGTTTTTCGGTTGCCTTTAGCAGTCTACTTCCGAGCCTGTATCCACGGGATTTATTGGTTGGTATCGTGTTTGCCGCTATAATCCGTCTTGCTGTCTATATCAAAGGGAAAAACGCTAAGAAATACAGAAAAGGTGTAGAGTATGGCTCTGCAAGATGGGGCAAAGCCGAAGATATACGACCTTTTGCAGACCTCGTATTCCGAAACAATGTAATACTGACACAGACAGAACGTCTTATGATGTCAAGCCGCCCCAAAAACCCTAAGAACGCACGAAATAAAAATGTGCTGATTGTGGGCGGTTCCGGCTCTGGTAAAACAAGGTTTTGGCTGAAACCCAATCTGATGCAATGCCACAGCTCCTATGTGGTAACTGACCCAAAAGGCAGCATTGTTGTGGAATGTGGGAAGTTGTTACAGCGTGAGGGATATAAAATCAAAATCCTTAACACCATCAACTTCAAGAAGTCCATGCACTACAACCCTTTTGCTTATATTAGGAGTGAAAAGGACATTTTAAAGCTTGTTACCACCCTCATTGCCAATACCAAAGGCGAAGGTAAGGCAGGTGATGACTTTTGGGTAAAGGCAGAAACCCTGCTCTATACGGCTCTCATTGGATACATCTATTTTGAAGCTCCTGAACATGAGCAGAACTTCTCCACCCTCATTGAGTTTATTAATGCCTCTGAGGTGCGTGAAGATGATGAGGACTTTAAAAATCCTGTGGACTTAATGTTTGATGCCTTAGAGGAAAAAGACCCACAGCACTTTGCCGTAAGACAATACAAGAAATACAAACTGGCGGCAGGCAAAACCGCAAAATCTATTCTCATCTCCTGTGGGGCGAGGCTTGCTCCTTTTGACATTAGAGAACTGCGTGAGCTGACTGCTTACGATGAAATGGAGCTTGATACCTTGGGCGATAAGAAAACCGCCCTGTTTATTATCATCAGCGATACAGATGATACCTTTAATTTCTTGGTATCTATGGCATACACACAGCTTTTTAATCTGCTCTGTGATAAAGCAGACGATGTGTACGGCGGCAGACTTCCTGTTCATGTCCGCTGTCTGATTGATGAGGCTGCAAACATCGGGCAGATACCAAAATTGGAAAAACTGATGGCTACAATCCGTAGCCGTGAAATTTCTGCCTGCCTTGTGTTACAGGCACAAAGCCAGCTAAAGGCTTTGTATAAAGACAACGCCGATACCATTATCGGTAACTGCGACAGTATGATTTTTCTTGGGGGCAAGGAAAAAACTACCCTCAAGGATTTATCAGAAACCCTCGGTAAAGAAACCATTGATATGTTTAACACTTCCGACACCAGAGGGTCACAAAGAAGTTACGGGCTTAATTATCAAAAGCTGGGAAAGGAGCTTATGAGTATGGATGAGCTTGCTGTCATGGATGGAGGCAAGTGCATTTTACAGCTAAGAGGTGTTCGCCCATTTCTCTCCGAAAAGTATGACATTACACAGCACCCCAATTATAAATACTTATCGGACTTTGATAAAAGAAACACTTTTGATATTGAAAAGTATCTGTCCACAAAACTAAAACCAAAGCCTAATGAGGTGTATGATGTTTATGAAATCGACCTCACAGACGAACCCGAAACCGCACAGTAG
- a CDS encoding Maff2 family mobile element protein gives MAFFNEAVDVLQTLVIALGAGLGIWGVINLLEGYGNDNPGAKSQGMKQLMAGGGVALIGITLVPLLSGLFG, from the coding sequence ATGGCATTTTTTAATGAGGCAGTTGATGTATTGCAGACACTTGTTATCGCTCTTGGAGCAGGACTTGGTATTTGGGGTGTTATTAACCTTTTGGAAGGTTACGGCAACGATAACCCTGGTGCAAAAAGTCAAGGCATGAAACAACTCATGGCAGGCGGTGGCGTAGCACTGATTGGCATAACCCTTGTACCTTTGCTTTCCGGCTTGTTCGGTTAA
- a CDS encoding VirB6/TrbL-like conjugal transfer protein, CD1112 family — protein MQSIIDSITQWLKEMLVGGITGNLSGMFDNVNQSVGEIAGEVGKTPSTWNGGVFSMIQSLSDTVIIPIAGIILTFVMCYELIQMVIEKNNLHDIETFMFFKWIFKTFVAVMIITSTFNIIMGIFDVSQHIVSNAAGVIISDTSMDIATVIADMETRLMEMELGSLLGIWLQSMFIGLTMHALTICIFIVIYGRMIEIYLMTSLGAIPFATMTNREWGSMGQNYLRAMLALGFQAFLIMVCVGIYAVLVQSIATDSDIMGAIWTCVGYTVLLCFTLFKTGSLAKSIFNAH, from the coding sequence ATGCAAAGTATCATCGACAGTATTACCCAATGGCTCAAAGAGATGTTAGTCGGTGGTATTACGGGAAATTTGTCGGGGATGTTCGATAACGTCAACCAAAGTGTTGGCGAAATCGCAGGGGAGGTAGGAAAGACACCGTCAACGTGGAATGGCGGTGTCTTCTCTATGATACAGTCCCTCTCCGACACCGTAATTATCCCCATTGCCGGCATTATCCTGACCTTTGTGATGTGCTACGAACTGATACAAATGGTCATTGAGAAAAACAATCTCCATGATATTGAAACTTTTATGTTTTTTAAGTGGATTTTCAAAACCTTTGTGGCTGTGATGATTATTACCAGCACCTTTAACATCATTATGGGGATTTTTGATGTATCACAGCACATCGTATCTAACGCCGCAGGCGTAATTATTTCCGACACCAGCATGGACATTGCCACTGTCATAGCAGATATGGAAACTCGCCTCATGGAAATGGAACTTGGCTCACTGCTTGGAATATGGCTGCAAAGTATGTTTATAGGACTAACCATGCACGCCCTGACCATCTGCATTTTTATCGTCATCTATGGGCGTATGATAGAAATTTATCTCATGACTTCCCTTGGAGCAATCCCCTTTGCCACCATGACAAACCGTGAATGGGGCAGTATGGGACAGAACTATTTGAGGGCAATGCTGGCTCTTGGTTTTCAAGCCTTTCTCATTATGGTATGCGTAGGAATCTATGCAGTATTAGTACAATCCATTGCCACGGACAGCGATATTATGGGTGCTATTTGGACTTGTGTAGGGTACACGGTACTCTTGTGCTTTACCTTATTTAAGACAGGCTCACTGGCAAAGAGCATTTTTAATGCCCACTAA
- a CDS encoding PrgI family protein, translating to MAYVPVPKDLSNVKTKVMFNLTKRQLICFSLALLVGLPLFFLLKDRTNTSAATLIMIFAMMPFFMLAMYEKHGQPLEIIAKHYLEVRFLNPKQRPYKTNNFYAVIMRQAMLDKEVKYIVTRKKTNPSKADKGRQTGN from the coding sequence ATGGCTTATGTACCTGTACCAAAGGATTTAAGCAATGTGAAAACAAAGGTCATGTTCAACCTGACGAAAAGGCAGCTCATCTGCTTTTCCCTTGCTCTGTTGGTTGGATTGCCTTTGTTTTTTCTGTTAAAGGACAGAACGAATACAAGTGCTGCAACGCTTATTATGATTTTTGCTATGATGCCTTTTTTCATGCTGGCTATGTACGAAAAACATGGGCAACCCCTTGAAATAATCGCAAAGCATTACTTAGAGGTTCGTTTCTTAAATCCAAAACAAAGACCCTATAAAACAAACAATTTTTATGCCGTTATCATGCGGCAAGCAATGCTGGATAAGGAGGTAAAGTACATTGTTACACGCAAAAAAACCAACCCGTCCAAAGCTGACAAAGGCAGACAGACGGGAAATTAG